The segment ttccgactagccccaaaatctggcttttacatttttaataatttcataaaagtAAATGAATTTCAAAATCTTTATTATATacatttctattttattatttataataatattttttttctcCCGCTCAGTTATATTTAAATCTCAACACATAAAAACCGTTTTTTCATCTCACTGAAATTCAAAATATTGGGTGGACTGCTTTGAAAGTCCAAAAATAAGGGTAAATATTTTACCCTTCCAATTcttcctttattatttattttatttaatactcagaacataattttaatatatcatcattttatataaattttatttataatttagcatatatataatttatatttataatttataatttattatttgatctaaatataaattgtaaattatattgatattttattatatatattttaagttaattttttagtaatttttattattatcatttcaccGTTAACGCTACATTCGAATCCAAACACATATCTTCTCGCTAGTTTTAATCTCACTTCTACAATAACTAATCTTATTGACACCACTATTTATAATCTCATTAAAGCTAAACGCACTAATAGTGTATTTGCATGAGATTAAAATAACGGTGGTGGTGAGATTAATTACTATAGTAGTAAGATTAAAAACAACAATTTTGAACAACCATTTGTCTAAGTTCACTCTTgatgttaaattttatgtttttttattaatttatatattttaaaaacttttttagaagggatatatttttaaaatttaaattcaatatatgtatttttaattttaaaaaataataacataaataacttaatatttaataaaaaattaaaaatacattaacTTGATTAAGTCTTATTTGAATTTAGAAAATAGGTGTCTAAATTTGGATGTATTTAGACAACAATATTCATTCTTGATGTAAAGAGAATTAtacttttttattaatttatatcttttaaagatttttaatttttaatctatGTTTGTCACATGACATAGTAACAAATTATCACGTGACACCACCATATTAATTATTAGTTCCCCATCACTATAAACTAACAATATTAGTACGAAGATGTAACATAATTCAATTACCACCATATTGATTATCAACTCCCCATcaacacaaattaacaatattagTGCAAAGATGTGACAGAATACAATTTCAAGTACCAACTAAATCCAAAAAATTAAGTACCAATTAAGTATAAATGAACAAGTtgaaggaaaaatatatatattaacacaAAATTAAAGATTAGTTTTTATTCCATTTACattcaattttattaaatttgattCGCTTTCagtttaaataataattcaatattGTGTTTCGATTtttaattcataaaatcaaaatcaaaatcattcAAACCGGATCAAAtaaaactttatttattttattgattttaaaattttgtagtaTAAGTCAACTAAGCCACTAATAATACATCTAAATCTACATGAAACAATTAATTACTGTCTATAATACCTGCTATTATCATATGGAGCTCCGGCCGCCAGCGCAAGTTGTAGCTGCAGTGTGTCATGCCACTAAAATCAAGTGTTCATACTCTCTTATTTAGTTAAAATAACATAGCATTTAGGCATTCATGGCTTCACTTCACAAAAGCAAGTTCATCAAAGCAGTCTAGGCTATGTTTACTCAAACTCATGTGACTATCAGATCATACAAGTATATATCCCATCCATGTAGATGGAAGGTCATAACTCCATATCTAAATCAGAATACCAGATATGAAGAATGAAAATAACATCACGTTTCATGGTTTCACAAAAGCGAGTTTATCAGAGCACAGCCAATGAGTTACATTTTGTGAAACTATGGGTCATTTCCCCACATCAAGACTATGGGAAAAGCTTTGATAAAGAAAGTTTGTGATACTTTTCCAAAACATTTTCACCATCCCACTgtacaattgtgaaatgtgaaaacaTAAACTATCATTGATAGGATGATACAGAAGAACGCGCTGCTTCAATGTATTAATCAATGTCTTGAAACCTTTCGGACTCTTAACATCCTAAAATCATTTCATAGTCAACATATCGAGATTCAAACATAATGTCTGcaaccaaaaagaaaagaaataaataaataaccttTTATAACAGAAAACAAACATGAGGCTCGGACAAACTTCTAATGTTTACATGCTTTTGTATAATAAAGCAGAAACATACCTTGATCAGCTCTTCTTCTCATGCACCTCGATAATGTCATCATCCTCCATTCCTAGACTTGCAGGGGTTGCAGCCAGATTAATTTTATCGCCGTCAAAAGAAAATACTAAGCTTTGCAGGTCAAGCTTAGCTTTATTGGCATACAAGCTGAAGAGCTTCTCAAACTTGTCATCCTATTAAAAAAAAATGAGATGTCACGTAAGCTTAATATATTCCAAAAGAAATTGGGGGGGGAGACCAATATATAACAAAAAAATCTTTCAATCATACATCAAAATCAAGCAAAACAAATCTAAAAAATGGAGTTTAAGAAATGAGTTCAAGCTAACACAAAACAAACATGAGATACTTAAGATGTGATTGGATTTAAACCTGTTGATTACATTAACTCtccatatttaaaaaaaaaaaaaagatacagCGTTGGCAGCTGCCGACCTATGAACAGGGGTTTTGTGCACTCCATAGAGTGTGAAAGATTCTAGCAAGTTTTCTTATTCTATGCAAAGAAAGGAAGGAATGGGTCAATCTAAAGATTCAGCAATCAAGAAAAGAGAAGTCCTTAGAAGAACCATTGAAAATAACACAAATATGGGCATGAACCATGCATAAATGGCAAGATATCAAATTAAGTTCTACCACTTGTTAATCTTTATTTTTCCAGCATAAATAAGAGATGAAACTAGAGCAGAATTCactttaaagtgaaattttaaGTTTGGTGATTGCATCTTCACCATGTTTATGCGCCATGCATTTATCTTATTTCCTCCACTGCTTGTACCTAGGGATTTATATACATGTCAACACTATGACAGAATTACCATGCTttgattctttattttttttaagtacTCATATCCAAAGCATATCCAGACATGGGTAGAGGATTATGATTCTCCAAATACCCTCCAAAACTACATGGAAATCCTAGAATAAAATCAAACAAACCCATGTCAAACACAAATCCATGTTCAACACCTACACCTAAGTAACATAGGAAAGAACAGGATCTCAGCCAGAGCTATTTCTATTCCCATATCTGGAAACTGGCAAGTGCAAAACAGAGGGGTTAAATGTTTTCATTTACCACCTATTTCATACCCTGACTGTATGCAAAAAGTGCAGCAGAAAACTATACCATGTATATACGAAATTGCTTGATTTCATCCTTGTTCTGGATTGAAATAACTATTTTGGCCCTTTCGGGAGCAGGATTTTTTGGTTGTTCGGCTACAGCATCTAAAGAAGGTTTCGAGGAACCACTCGGTTCTTGCTTTGCAGATTCCTCCACTTCTTGCAACATGCTTTTTGCAGATTGTGCAAACAAAAGCAATTCCTGTTTCCTTCGCCTGCATGAATAATTCGACattaaaataagtaaaacaaGTTCAGaaaaagtatttatattaaaGCACTAAACATCCCACAACATCCCAAAATCCTTTAACCCTTAATTTCTTTCATAGCTCTTAAATCCTGAGactagaaataaaatattttacactATATCACTCGTACTCAAGTTTAAAGTTGGATACTAATATACGATAAACATAAGTATATTCAggtttttttataaaattctcTCATTTATTTGGAAGATTCTTGGGAAGTCATCTCCCCATACCTATATCCAGGTATACATTGGACACTGAATATTTCAAGAAAAATGAGTCTTAataatgtaaatattacaattatGGTTAACAGGCAAAACCAACAATTCTCTTGCAGAAAACAACAGTGTTGAATCATAAACTACCTGTTCATGTCTAATAGTCAGACAATTTAAACACAATTGAAACATTAGAAATGGGTATAAAATATTTCATATCAGATAATTATAAGCAATGTCTACATAAACACTTGCAAAAGTCTGCCAAGTCAGTGTAGATTTTAGCTCCTTAAACGAACATAAAAAAAACCTCCAAACTGCCAAGTATAATACCTTAACTCCTTTATGGTTGAATCCTCACCAATCTTGCTATAAGCTTTAGTTGAAACCGCAGGAGGGGGAGCCAACCAATCCTCCTCTTCAACATTCACCACTTTTATCACTTCAACATCTTTATCCAAATCTACTTCCGCAACCTAATCCATTTCCAAttccataaaattaaaaataataataacttatTAAAGAAATTTACTTTCATATGTCATAATGAAGAGAGGCAAAAATCTTACTTTGGGATTAGCAAATTTCCTCCGTTTTGGTGACGGAACTGGTGAAGTATCTGAACAGTCATCTACAATGGAACTCAAAACGATAACTATAACAACTTGTGTACTAAAATTACGGTTGAGCTATATTGCAAAGCCTAAATGTGAACTGCATGCTATTATTGAAATTCATGATCACCATGTGAAAACAAGACATCATGCGTGTTTATCAAACATGAAAACAGTATAATAAACACAACAGAATACGTTTAATTACAATTGAGTTAAATTTTGAAACCTAAATGCGAATTGTATGTGCTATTATTGAATTTCATGAACAACATGTCTATTAAACACGAAAGTGGTATAATAAATACAACAGAAAACGTCTAATTGAGCTAAATTTCTAAATCTAAATGCAAAGTGTATGTGCCATTTCTGAAATTCATGAACACCGCATGGACACAAGTCAAAATGCATGTTTATTAAACACAAAAACAGTATAATAAGCACAACAGAATACGTTTTAAGAACAATTGAGCTAAATTTCAAAACCTAAATGTGAATTATATATGACATTACTGAAATTCATGAACACCATATAAAAACTTGAAATGGCGCATGTTTATCAAGCATGGAAACAGTATAATGAACAAAACAGTGTACACCTAATTATGAAATTTAGGATTGCTATATGAAAAGAGAACACAGCACAATAATTTTTACCAAACATGACTGAAATGTTTGCCAAACATGAGCAGGGTATAATAAACTCAACATGATAAAATTAATTACCagcgagttaaattttaaaagtcagaAACTAAATACATATTGTTTGCTATTATCGAAATTCATTAACACGGTACAAAAACAAGAAACCACACGTTAATTAAACTCGAAAACAGTATAAGAGACATAACAAAATGTATTTAATCAAGATTAATAAAAACTAAACCGGACTTGAAAGTTCTTTTTACCGTCTAAGCAAACAATGTTCAGGGGCTGAACACGGCGGTAATCGAACAAAGGCTCAAGATCATCCGTAGTGGAATCGGCCTGCAAAAACAAATCGttttttttccatgaaaacaAACAAATAATAAGAAAAGGGTTTCAAATACAGGTGGCGTAGCAGTGACGCGGCCGCTATTTCGCAGTACCGGCGCCGTCCGCCACCACTAAAGATCTCAATAGCGGCAATAACGGTCCGCCATTCTCCTTCCAACAAAGTAAACAGAGAGACAGTAAAAGCAGTAGGATTGAAACATAGCAGCGTGATGCAGAGACGGAGATAACTCAAAATCTGATGAGTGGAGAAGAAAGAAATGCGGGAGATAAGTTTAGGGTTTAAAAGGTTACCTGATTTAATTTCATGGTCTGTCAGAAACCTGAAGACGAGAGAGGACTGGCTTTGGGTCAGGCACTGAAATTTCAATTTAGCGAAGAGAGGTAAGAGAGGATTGAGAATTTCAAATTTTAAGGGAAATTTAGTAtaagttaaatttatttatataatttagatcttaattattattaaaataattattacttattaatttgtaattttatattaaatttgagCTTTTTATTcggaatttatatttttttattggaTTAGTTTTgtgcttattatatatgtgtattTCTTTCGatacatcatgtatatatatctatatacattatatatagatatatattttATAACAAGGTTTTGTtgcaaatataaaaattttattaattgagataattattattataccaaATCTACATGGTTTAATATGAATTTTTTAACAACCTTAAGCGATTATATTAATAAGTACGTAGTAAACTCATATAGAATTAATTTTATCTATCAATAACAAGTTATGCATAGAATTAGGAGTTCTTCAAAAGAGATCAATTTCATGCCACCATTAAGCCCATATTTTGTCAATTAATCTATAACTTCGTTTTGTGATATTAGAATATAACGAAAACGGACTTTCTAATTCCAAGTTAGTATAAGATGGATAAGTTATAGTTCCATTATTCTACTACTAGCAGCTGCCCGATTCATATTAAGTTTAATCCATTCTCTATCCGATAATAACCAACACCTACCAATTACCGTTAGAATGGAATGCAAAGGAGTGGTATTCCAACTCATAAAGCTCCTTGCCCACGCAACACCTAAAATCATAATCTCCTGTACACACATATGACTTATGGAGAAAACAAAATTATTCCAACTTTTCCATAACAGCCAACATAACATAAGAAAGAAAGTTTACCATTCAACATCCTTGCTATATGGAACCTTtttctttaaataaaataatcataaatatcaatttttaaaataataaaagtagtaatatttttaattacatatattataaaaattataattaaatttatgcaaataatttctaaatattaatttaaatctaATATAGtactttaattataattttatttacttaAACATTTTATTATATCATATGCTTTAACATTTATATTACTATCaagtaaatttaattttattaatcaaaatattatcattgtaaatataatataatttattaattaatgtctcctaatgaattaattttacttaaaattgaataatataacaattaacaataattataatgatttatttCAATATAAATTGCTTAATATCTTTACTTTAACTTTAGTATGAGTAAATCGGATTTTGACTTCTTTTTTCTCAATATTAATATGCACTAtactatttatgtttatataatttaattttattaatatacttataaaaaaagaaattatttgAGACGAATTTAACAAATTTTCAACTTATGGTAATTATAGTAAaccataaaatacatatatatagcaaCGTTTTAGCATAAGTGACGTACTTCGCTATATGTGGCAttagatttatttaaatttttattagttgaaaaataaaacccaaataattttaaatttaaaaattagtgTTTTATTGCAGAAGTTGATTTGCATTAAATCACAATAAGTAAGTATTTTTAAACTTCATGTCCTctcatgatttttttaaaaaatattttgggtttaaaatttatattaattccTTTAACGAATTCTCTAtttttcattaattaaaataatttacttattttttatcaaaacatttaaataataatttgtaaACGAAGTGAAGTTATAATATTTTCAATCCTTATTTGTATATCaaaatataaacatatttttatctatgtgaatttatttgcTTGTAGTATGCCGAATTTTTCAACATATTActgattaaaaataattgaataatataCATGAACAACCCTCCTTCTTTGACACTAAACTTGCTTTTTCTTTTATATTCCCAACGCTAAtggttaattttaaattttgatcccACTATTTTTATCTATACTACTATATATGAAACGAAGGCttgttatatatatatcttttacatTCTTAATAATAATGGTTAATTTTCAATTTGAGTCTCTCtacttttaattatataaaaatagtcATCTTTCAATTCTAGTCCCTATACTATGTTAAAATTTGAGATTTGatctttataattaatttttaatataatttaatatctcaACGTTTATAATATCATTAGTGAGTCTAAATATTTTCTTCTAATTAAAATGTAAATGTAAATTTAAAGGATTGTTgacattgttaattttttattaattccaAGTCCACTATAATGCCTTTTTTATTGTGACATGATTATTAAGTGAgtacttttaaaaaaatagaatgtCACACTAACAAATTTAACATGAGAATTTGAACAGATTGACAGTTAGACTTGAATGTTGAAATTCaaaaatagagactaaattcttaaaaaatgaagattaaataattttaactatttaatcaaaaataattaaccgaatATAAAGTGTGGGTTGAGAACCAACGGTATatgtaattattaaataataaaaattttaatatgtttatatttgttattttataaaaTGTATTTAACAATTGAAGAAGTctaatattaaaaagaaaaaaaagagtgtTTTTAGAAAATAGCAGTTGCATTTCTTTAAAATATGAAAtcggttttaaaaaaaaagaaaaagaattacAATGTAAGTAAGATGGATGTCTATGCCACTCCGCAATGCAAGAAAGaaatattctaaaaaaaaaaaagttacaaaCCAATATTCCTTTCGCTTTCAAAATCGCTCATGGGAAATCGGAAATTTGTTCTTGGCGCCCGAGATAGGACCACCTTTATGCTCTTGAGATGTCGTGCATTTGCCTTGTCGGGATGCTAGCATAATCTTCTAAACACTTGTACAAAAATCATCAGGGCAAAATCTTCCAATTCTCAATGAATTTAATTGTACGTTCCAAttgtttataaatatttttataatttagtatttattttatgaaaaataaattttaaaatttttattttatttttaaaattttaaagtttttaacttttaatttttaataattaagaaTAAATTAACAAAATGTGTAAGGttgagagctaaatttgttaattttttagaattaggattaaattgatagaacatATAAATATTGGAGGGCTAATTTTTTATTATGCCAATTAAAAAGCTTTTGTTAATGACTTAAGGGAGGAGTggacaaaatattaaatttcaataacattaatgactaaaataaaaattttaaacttgaGTGACAAAAGTAGAGACAACTAATACTTGAGTTAttatttattctattatttaaacttcaattgagttggtgtcacatgTCAATCGTTACTAACTCGATTaaggaaattatgaaaatatcttttataattaaaatacattatattatttgagggtatttttgtcttttattttaataaaataggaTTTGAACCCTTACCAATTAGATATATTTATCACTCAACCAAAActtcatattatatatttttattttaatatgctcAATTTATTATCTCCATCGGTTGTATacctatattattatttaaacattTGATTGAGTTGGTATCATGAGTCAACCTGACACCAACTTGAttaggaaaattagaaaaatatctttccataattaaaataaaggaaCTTTAGTCTTTTCTTAAAAATACAATTAATATTGCATATGGTAGGATTTTAATCCATGACATTTGcgttgataaaattttgattttaccaTTAACCAATGCTTTATCTTGAAATGTAttgtacattttaattttattacgcATATTTTATTACCTTCATCAATTGTATATATTGACAATGCTATTGGTTGAGTCAGTATCACAAGTTAACTTGACATCAGCTTAAGATTAATGACAACATCATAATAAACAATTGTAATGCATTTAGTATTCTTAATCTAATGTATGgacatgtttaaattttattttactcacaatttaatctaatttttctacatgtgttattattattaattagtttcaaaccatacatttcattatttattatatgttatttttaaacaaatttcTATATTATAAATCACATACGCgtgtgataaaatttttaatttgtataATTTACCCTTTGCGAAAGTTTGCCTCACATTTTGACCACAATAGTGGGTGACATCCCGACGAGATAAAAGCTTGATGTTGCGATGAGCAACTGATGTTACGACGAGAAGAGAATGGTCGTTCTGACGACATGATCGTTCTTCGTCCTGATGATGCAAAAGCCTCGTCACGACATGACAACATGTTCCTTAAGTTTCTTAGTTTTCTTCTCTTAGTTAAGCTTTGTTTTAGTTTTCTACTTAAACTCTGATTAACCTACGGATATTCTAGTCATAAAGGCTACGAATTTCAGCTTATAAATAGGCCATAGTTACCCTAGGTTTATAGAACaacataaaatatacaaattgGGAGAATTTTGTGTTTTTCGAGTTTGAAGGGTTTTTCTTTTGAGGTTttgagtttttctttctttttttttattatctccatctttgtatttattttatattagtgAAATCTCTTTTTACCAGTgatttttttatcctcttttgagGAGTTTTTCCACATAAATTTGTGTGTTTGATCTTTTCAGTTTCTTTGTTATTATTCTTGTTCGTTGCATATGTGAGTTATCTCCAACAAACTAGTATTAGAGCTTAGTTTGATTTTCGCATTTAACCCATTCAGAGATGCCAGTGATAAGATTCAATATTGAGAAGTTCAATAAATTTGCAAacttcaatctgtggcaagttcggatgacgGCAATACTAGTTCAGAATAGTCTAAAAAAGGTTGTTAGAGGGAAAAAGCCCACGAATATGGATCAATTAGAATGGAAAAAGCTTGATGAAAAAGCTCTATCTACAATTCAACTATGCATCACAAATAATGTGTTACAAGAGGTTCTGATAGAGAAAACAACATCTACACTATGGAAGAAACTAGAAGCCTTATATATGAAAAATCTTTGCCCAACAGGTTAGCTTTAAAACAACATTAATACACGTTCAGAATGGCCGATGGACTCATCAGTGAGTTCGTTACCCTTCTAAATGAACTAAAGAATCTCAAAGCAGATATCAGTGACGATGATTAGGCTATATTGTTGTTATGTTCTTTGCCCTCTTCTTACAAAACTTTCAAGAAAATCCTGATTTATATGTAAGGTCCCGAAAATAGGTCTAGTAGTTTCAGATAAGTTTACCGAGTTCCGAGTGAAAATTGGGAATTAATCGGGTTAATTAgcaatttatattcttaattagTTAGGTTAATTTCATCTAAAAATCAGTAAATAATATtccgaaaataaaaatatttttagaaaaataaattttatggttttaaataatttttgggtaaaaataaatattttgggttaaattggaatttaaaaataattgaaaataggggtttaattgggtggtttaaaatattaattaaatgggactaatttaaaaaataaggGAAATGTGTAAGAGGTTTTATAGTAAATAAACCATACTTTCAGAATTTTGGAGGAAAAGGAGCAAattataaaacaagggaaatgaGGGAGTGGCTTGATGGCaaattttccaaattttaaaaatcaggtgggggtttttaatttaaaaaactcTGCAACTACTTCACTTTTCACTCATTTTTCACCCGAATtgagctctctctctctctctctctgaatCAATTATTTGAGTTCAATTGAAGGTAATCCTCATCTCTAAACTTGTTTTTAAGTTGATTTCAATCATTATTTGTTAATAGtgattataatgaattttcaacttTAATTTATTCTTTCTTGAACTTGAGGATCAACAATGGTGGATCTTTAATTTTGAGTTGGAATCCAAATATTAATGGATGTCTAAGATCAAAATAGAATAAGAGGTTTTTAATCTTAAACCAAAAGATCAAACACGTTTTATGGATCAATTTTGAGAAATTCGAATTTGATCAAGAACATGTATGATTTTTCTGGAAAATAATGAAGCggattaaatgatgaaattaaaaCTTAGAATACATGTGATTGGACTAGGAATGAAGATTAGAAGTGGTTTGAGGTGCTGAAAAGGGAGTTGAGTTCAGTTGAAGAATTCCATATTTCGGCTTAGCTGTGCAACATCGGTAAGGTAGTTTAGAGCAATGATTTATATTCGTATACTTTATCAAATTTCGTGTTTCTTGTTACCGTTGTTAGTTTGTAATGCATACTTTGTCTCTATTAAAGCTCCACATTCAGAGGAGGAACGTGCAAATTAAATCAAAGCTCAAACTTGCTTGTTTGAACATATTTTTGCTTAAAGAGCTAAGTGTGGAGGTGAGTAGTATTAAGGACAATTTGGTAAATTGACTTGATTAAGGgatttagaaaagaaaagaaattagtTGTGCGAAAAGGGGTGACAGTCAACTATGGGAAAGGGGTGATAGTGTTAGGGATTACAATTCAGAAATTGGGG is part of the Gossypium arboreum isolate Shixiya-1 chromosome 5, ASM2569848v2, whole genome shotgun sequence genome and harbors:
- the LOC108465722 gene encoding uncharacterized protein LOC108465722; the protein is MKLNQADSTTDDLEPLFDYRRVQPLNIVCLDDDCSDTSPVPSPKRRKFANPKVAEVDLDKDVEVIKVVNVEEEDWLAPPPAVSTKAYSKIGEDSTIKELRRRKQELLLFAQSAKSMLQEVEESAKQEPSGSSKPSLDAVAEQPKNPAPERAKIVISIQNKDEIKQFRIYMDDKFEKLFSLYANKAKLDLQSLVFSFDGDKINLAATPASLGMEDDDIIEVHEKKS